One stretch of Amycolatopsis sp. NBC_00345 DNA includes these proteins:
- a CDS encoding anti-sigma factor: MTTPDMHTLTGAYALDALSDLERAQFRRHLEQCEACAQEVRELQATAGRLGAAMAEEPPPEMKDRVLAAMRTTRQLPPVTAPEPAGQPRVRRRWALGIAAAAAVVGLALAGVFGGVALHTQGQLTTAQEQLDQARGRYQPVSELLAAPDVKTAHTAASGGGGGTVLVSKQLDRMMFLENSLPPYPAGHVYQAWLMGPGVEPRPVGLLPGGPDGSLVVADGLGRADQVGISVEQAGGSPTGKPSSDVVLVLPMPV; this comes from the coding sequence ATGACCACGCCGGACATGCACACGTTGACCGGTGCGTACGCGCTCGACGCCCTGTCGGACCTCGAGCGCGCGCAGTTCCGCCGCCACCTCGAGCAGTGCGAGGCGTGCGCGCAGGAAGTCCGTGAACTGCAGGCGACCGCGGGACGGCTCGGCGCGGCGATGGCCGAGGAGCCGCCGCCCGAGATGAAGGACCGCGTGCTCGCCGCCATGCGCACCACGCGCCAGCTCCCGCCCGTCACGGCGCCGGAGCCGGCGGGACAGCCGCGGGTCCGCCGCCGCTGGGCGCTGGGCATCGCCGCGGCCGCAGCGGTCGTCGGCCTCGCGCTGGCCGGCGTGTTCGGCGGCGTCGCGCTGCACACCCAGGGCCAGCTGACCACCGCGCAGGAGCAGCTCGACCAGGCCCGCGGGCGCTACCAGCCGGTGTCGGAGCTGCTGGCCGCGCCGGACGTGAAGACCGCGCACACCGCCGCGTCCGGGGGCGGCGGCGGGACCGTGCTCGTCTCGAAGCAGCTCGACCGCATGATGTTCCTGGAGAACAGCCTGCCGCCGTACCCCGCGGGGCACGTCTACCAGGCCTGGCTGATGGGCCCGGGCGTCGAGCCGCGCCCGGTCGGCCTGCTGCCCGGCGGGCCGGACGGCTCGCTCGTCGTGGCCGACGGGCTCGGCCGCGCCGACCAGGTCGGGATCAGCGTCGAGCAGGCCGGCGGCTCGCCCACCGGGAAGCCGTCGTCCGACGTCGTCCTCGTGCTGCCGATGCCCGTGTGA
- a CDS encoding mycothiol transferase — protein sequence MAGDERTQLTGFLDFLRASVVWKCSGLTDEQARRSLLPSELTTIAGLLGHLTLVENYWFRVILDGQPDEWADALALDRDAEFRAAHRTPIERLIADYQAETALYREVVAARAFDDTVVFKEREPLTVRWVVAHHRPKSAEEIARHLV from the coding sequence ATGGCCGGCGACGAGCGCACGCAGCTCACCGGCTTCCTCGACTTCCTGCGCGCCAGCGTGGTCTGGAAGTGCTCCGGCCTCACCGACGAGCAGGCCCGCCGCTCGCTGCTGCCGAGTGAGCTGACCACCATCGCCGGGCTGCTCGGCCACCTCACCCTGGTGGAGAACTACTGGTTCCGGGTGATCCTCGACGGTCAGCCCGACGAATGGGCCGACGCCCTCGCGCTCGACCGGGACGCCGAGTTCCGCGCCGCCCACCGCACCCCGATCGAGCGGCTGATCGCGGACTACCAGGCGGAGACGGCGCTGTACCGCGAGGTCGTGGCCGCGCGGGCGTTCGACGACACGGTGGTGTTCAAGGAGCGGGAGCCGCTCACCGTCCGCTGGGTCGTGGCGCACCATAGGCCGAAAAGCGCAGAGGAGATCGCCCGCCACCTTGTTTGA
- a CDS encoding NAD(P)/FAD-dependent oxidoreductase — protein MHHTTGQRIAVIGSGVAGLTAAYLLQRRHEVLLFEADDRLGGHAHTHDVPSAHGGTIGVDSGFIVHNERTYPTLLRLFGELGVRTQETEMSMSIRCDGCGLQYAGAKGLRGLFAQRRNLADPRYLRMLAEVKRFHRHASRVLTRPETGDVTLGAFLAIGGYPAYFVDHFVLPLVSTVWSADRTDTLRYPARYLFEFLRNHGLLSVQNSPTWRTVVGGSREYVELAAKQLTAVHLSTPVRSVTRTARGVEIRDDADTPHRVDHVVIATHADQALRLLGKPTGAEQDVLGAFRYSRNEAWLHTDTSVLPTVAAARAGWNYRTPVCGADSDAVQISYDMNRLMRLDEPEGYVVTLNPRAEPAAGSVVAKMDYEHPVYTPESVAAQRKLAGLNDGVVAYAGAYHGWGFHEDGCSSGLRAAESLGATW, from the coding sequence GTGCACCACACCACGGGACAACGCATCGCAGTCATCGGCAGCGGCGTGGCCGGCCTCACCGCCGCCTACCTGCTGCAGCGCCGCCACGAGGTCCTGCTGTTCGAAGCGGACGACCGGCTCGGCGGGCACGCGCACACCCACGACGTGCCCAGCGCGCACGGCGGCACGATCGGGGTGGACTCCGGCTTCATCGTCCACAACGAGCGCACCTACCCCACGCTCCTGCGCCTGTTCGGCGAGCTCGGCGTGCGGACGCAGGAGACCGAGATGTCGATGAGCATCCGCTGCGACGGCTGCGGCCTGCAGTACGCCGGCGCGAAGGGCCTGCGCGGCCTGTTCGCCCAGCGGCGCAATCTCGCCGACCCGCGTTACCTGCGGATGCTCGCCGAGGTCAAGCGCTTCCACCGGCACGCGTCGCGGGTGCTGACGCGGCCGGAGACGGGTGACGTCACGCTGGGCGCGTTCCTGGCCATCGGCGGTTACCCGGCCTACTTCGTCGATCACTTCGTCCTGCCGCTGGTGTCCACGGTCTGGTCCGCCGACCGGACGGACACGCTGCGGTACCCGGCCCGCTACCTGTTCGAGTTCCTCCGCAACCACGGCCTGCTCTCGGTGCAGAACTCGCCGACCTGGCGGACCGTCGTCGGCGGCTCGCGCGAGTACGTCGAGCTGGCGGCGAAGCAGCTGACCGCCGTGCACCTGTCCACACCCGTGCGCTCGGTGACGAGGACCGCCCGCGGCGTCGAAATCCGCGACGACGCCGACACGCCCCACCGCGTCGACCACGTGGTCATCGCCACGCACGCCGACCAGGCGCTGCGGCTGCTGGGCAAGCCGACCGGGGCGGAGCAGGACGTGCTCGGCGCGTTCCGCTACTCCCGCAACGAAGCCTGGCTGCACACCGACACGAGCGTGCTGCCCACGGTCGCGGCCGCGCGAGCCGGCTGGAACTACCGCACGCCGGTGTGCGGCGCGGACAGCGACGCCGTCCAGATCAGCTACGACATGAACCGCCTGATGCGCCTCGACGAGCCCGAGGGCTACGTCGTCACGCTGAACCCGCGTGCCGAGCCCGCCGCCGGCTCGGTGGTCGCGAAGATGGACTACGAGCATCCCGTCTACACTCCGGAATCCGTTGCCGCGCAACGGAAACTGGCCGGGCTGAACGACGGTGTGGTCGCTTACGCCGGTGCCTACCACGGCTGGGGCTTCCACGAGGACGGCTGCTCGTCCGGCTTGCGGGCCGCCGAGAGCCTGGGGGCGACCTGGTGA
- the pgeF gene encoding peptidoglycan editing factor PgeF, translated as MRLRRVVTTRAGGASRPPYDTFNLGDHVGDDEGDVYANRKRLATELGLTEDRLAWMEQVHGRTVTVVDGTETAAAEATDALVTAEPGVALVVLVADCVPLLLADTEAGVVAAVHAGRVGARVGVVPATLAAMRGLGAEPGRTEALLGPAICGDCYEVPAAMAADVEKHVPGSAAKTRKGTPGLDLRAGLWRQLADHGVGKIGVDPRCTAEDKTLFSYRRDGTTGRIAGITWLETE; from the coding sequence GTGCGATTGCGACGAGTGGTCACGACCAGGGCGGGCGGCGCTTCCCGCCCGCCGTACGACACTTTCAACCTCGGTGACCACGTCGGTGACGACGAGGGCGACGTTTATGCCAACCGCAAGCGGCTGGCCACCGAGCTGGGCCTGACCGAGGACCGGCTGGCCTGGATGGAGCAGGTGCACGGCCGCACGGTGACCGTCGTCGACGGCACCGAGACCGCCGCGGCCGAGGCGACCGACGCGCTGGTGACGGCCGAGCCCGGCGTCGCGCTCGTGGTGCTCGTCGCCGACTGCGTGCCGCTCCTGCTGGCGGACACCGAAGCCGGCGTCGTCGCGGCGGTCCACGCGGGACGGGTCGGCGCGCGCGTCGGCGTGGTTCCCGCGACGCTGGCGGCGATGCGCGGGCTGGGCGCCGAACCCGGCCGTACCGAGGCGTTGCTGGGCCCGGCCATCTGCGGCGACTGCTACGAGGTGCCCGCCGCCATGGCGGCCGACGTCGAGAAGCACGTTCCCGGCAGTGCGGCCAAGACCCGCAAGGGCACGCCGGGCCTCGACCTGCGCGCCGGGCTCTGGCGGCAGCTCGCCGACCACGGCGTCGGCAAGATCGGCGTGGACCCGCGCTGCACCGCGGAGGACAAGACGCTGTTCAGCTACCGCCGCGACGGCACCACCGGCCGGATCGCGGGCATCACCTGGCTGGAGACGGAGTGA
- a CDS encoding YggT family protein, protein MWLVVWYVLFAFWLLLTARIVIELVRTFAREWRPAGGVAVTLETIYTVTDPPVRLFRRMIPMVRIGGMGLDLSIMVLLLVVFFAMQLATPR, encoded by the coding sequence GTGTGGCTGGTGGTCTGGTACGTGCTGTTCGCCTTCTGGCTGCTCTTGACGGCGCGTATCGTGATCGAGCTTGTGCGCACCTTCGCGCGTGAGTGGCGTCCCGCTGGAGGGGTTGCGGTCACGCTCGAGACCATCTACACAGTGACCGACCCGCCGGTTCGCCTCTTCAGGCGAATGATCCCGATGGTTCGAATCGGCGGGATGGGACTGGACTTATCGATTATGGTGCTGCTGTTGGTTGTGTTCTTTGCGATGCAACTGGCAACTCCCAGGTGA
- a CDS encoding OsmC family peroxiredoxin: MPSRDATTHWTGGLQKGNGEVTLDSSNAGTFTVSFPTRAGNPDGQTSPEELIAAAHSSCLAMNLSGVLESQKLEAESIDVSAEVTLGPADGGGFEISGIAITLRAKLDGVTAEQFAELASTAEKTCPVSKALSGTTITLDAALA, from the coding sequence ATGCCCAGCCGCGACGCGACCACCCACTGGACCGGCGGACTGCAGAAGGGCAACGGCGAGGTCACGCTCGACTCGTCCAACGCGGGCACGTTCACCGTGTCCTTCCCGACCCGCGCCGGCAACCCGGACGGCCAGACCAGCCCGGAGGAGCTCATCGCCGCCGCGCACTCCTCGTGCCTCGCGATGAACCTGTCCGGCGTGCTGGAGTCCCAGAAGCTGGAGGCAGAGTCCATCGACGTCTCCGCCGAGGTCACCCTCGGCCCGGCCGACGGCGGCGGCTTCGAGATCAGCGGCATCGCGATCACCCTGCGCGCCAAGCTGGACGGCGTGACGGCGGAGCAGTTCGCGGAGCTGGCCTCCACCGCCGAGAAGACCTGCCCGGTGTCGAAGGCCCTGTCCGGCACCACGATCACCCTGGACGCGGCGCTCGCCTGA
- a CDS encoding DUF1295 domain-containing protein yields MGLGALVAITAGVTLVAVTVTFGIARLRGRYDTVDTFWGLGFAIIAVVAFPFGSGPLSLRLVTAALTVVWAVRLAVHLHLRNHGKPEDPRYARMVERAGDNPGLRMFVRVYLFQAVVLWFVSLPVQFAMYGDGLGVLGWIGVAVWVLGFAFETAGDEQLRRFKADPGNRGKVLDTGLWRYSRHPNYFGDACVWWGLYLLACSTWPGAATVFSPVAMTLTLARGTGKPMLEKGMRHTRPGYARYVERTSGFFPLPPKRLTPR; encoded by the coding sequence ATCGGCCTCGGCGCGCTCGTCGCGATCACGGCCGGCGTCACGCTGGTCGCGGTGACCGTCACGTTCGGCATCGCCAGGCTGCGCGGGCGCTACGACACCGTCGATACGTTCTGGGGGCTGGGTTTCGCGATCATCGCCGTGGTCGCGTTCCCCTTCGGCAGCGGGCCGCTCTCGCTGCGGCTGGTGACGGCGGCGCTGACCGTGGTGTGGGCCGTGCGGCTCGCGGTCCACCTGCACCTGCGCAACCACGGCAAGCCCGAGGACCCGCGGTACGCGCGGATGGTGGAACGCGCCGGGGACAACCCGGGGCTGCGCATGTTCGTGCGCGTTTACCTGTTCCAGGCGGTGGTCCTGTGGTTCGTCTCGCTGCCCGTGCAGTTCGCGATGTACGGCGACGGGCTCGGCGTGCTGGGCTGGATCGGCGTGGCCGTCTGGGTGCTCGGCTTCGCCTTCGAGACGGCGGGCGACGAGCAGCTGCGCCGTTTCAAGGCCGACCCGGGCAACCGCGGCAAGGTGCTCGACACCGGGCTCTGGCGCTACTCGCGGCACCCGAACTACTTCGGTGACGCCTGCGTCTGGTGGGGCCTCTACCTGCTGGCGTGCTCGACGTGGCCGGGCGCGGCGACCGTGTTCTCCCCCGTCGCGATGACCTTGACGCTGGCCCGCGGCACCGGAAAACCCATGCTGGAGAAGGGAATGCGGCACACGCGGCCCGGCTACGCCCGCTACGTCGAGCGGACGAGCGGCTTCTTCCCGCTGCCGCCGAAGCGGCTCACTCCCCGGTGA
- a CDS encoding YggS family pyridoxal phosphate-dependent enzyme, which yields MTDDRHGELAASLKAVEERIAAACAAAGRARDEVRLLGVTKTFPAADAALLTDLGLTQLAENRDQEAGAKAAEVAQLRPDASPRWHMVGSLQRNKARSVVRWAAEVQSVDSARLADALGRAVGNAQEAGERAEPLDVLIQVSLDGDPARGGTPLGDLAALADHIAHVGELRLRGVMAVAPLGEDPSRAFARLVQASGRLREDHPNAVEVSAGMSHDFEQAITHGSTCVRVGTALLGGRGLASP from the coding sequence ATGACGGACGACCGCCACGGCGAACTGGCCGCCTCGCTCAAGGCGGTCGAGGAGCGGATCGCCGCCGCCTGTGCGGCCGCGGGCCGGGCCCGCGACGAGGTGCGCCTGCTCGGCGTCACCAAGACCTTCCCGGCGGCCGACGCCGCCCTGCTCACCGATCTCGGCCTGACCCAGCTCGCGGAGAACCGCGACCAGGAGGCCGGGGCCAAGGCGGCCGAGGTGGCGCAGCTGCGCCCGGACGCGTCGCCGCGGTGGCACATGGTCGGCAGCCTGCAGCGCAACAAGGCCCGCTCCGTCGTCCGGTGGGCGGCCGAGGTCCAGTCGGTCGACTCCGCCCGGCTGGCCGACGCGCTCGGCCGGGCCGTCGGTAACGCACAGGAAGCGGGGGAGCGCGCCGAACCCCTCGACGTGCTGATCCAGGTGAGCCTCGACGGCGACCCCGCGCGGGGCGGGACACCGCTCGGCGACCTCGCCGCGCTCGCCGATCACATCGCCCATGTGGGTGAGTTGCGACTGCGCGGGGTGATGGCCGTGGCCCCCCTCGGCGAGGACCCCTCCCGCGCCTTTGCCCGGCTGGTCCAGGCATCAGGGCGGCTTCGTGAAGATCACCCGAATGCCGTAGAAGTCTCGGCCGGAATGAGCCATGATTTCGAACAGGCGATCACGCACGGCTCAACCTGTGTGCGTGTCGGAACCGCGCTGCTCGGTGGGCGCGGTTTAGCCTCGCCGTAG
- a CDS encoding cell division protein SepF: MSALQKLKAYFGMVPADEDGYEVEDEEYRRGYDDEYDTYDEPPTRSRSRYRETDDTYDEPAPRSRSRSVTAEPTTHGALAVDRQPEPVARLRPLAEPVRTPARDALSRIKTLHMTSYVEARQIGEHYREGIPVIINLTEMENADAKRLVDFSAGLAFALRGSMDKVTNKVFLLSPPDVDVTAEDRRRIAEGGLFLRG; the protein is encoded by the coding sequence ATGAGCGCGCTGCAGAAGCTGAAGGCCTACTTCGGGATGGTGCCCGCAGACGAAGACGGCTACGAGGTCGAGGACGAAGAGTACCGCCGTGGTTACGACGACGAGTACGACACCTACGACGAGCCGCCGACACGATCCAGGTCACGTTACCGCGAGACCGATGACACGTACGACGAGCCCGCTCCGAGGTCTCGGTCACGGTCGGTGACGGCCGAGCCGACGACACACGGCGCGCTGGCCGTCGACCGCCAGCCCGAGCCGGTCGCCCGGCTGCGCCCGCTCGCGGAGCCGGTGCGGACGCCGGCGCGCGACGCGCTCAGCCGGATCAAGACGCTGCACATGACGAGCTACGTCGAGGCGCGCCAGATCGGCGAGCACTACCGCGAGGGCATCCCGGTGATCATCAACCTCACCGAGATGGAGAACGCGGACGCGAAGCGGCTCGTCGACTTCTCCGCGGGGCTCGCCTTCGCGCTGCGCGGCTCGATGGACAAGGTCACCAACAAGGTGTTCCTTCTCTCACCGCCGGACGTCGACGTGACGGCTGAGGACCGCAGGCGGATCGCCGAGGGCGGATTGTTCCTGCGCGGCTGA
- the sigK gene encoding ECF RNA polymerase sigma factor SigK: MDETARPRRVAAVPPVSGEPAAPTPEELMGRVAKGDERAFELLYNQLAGPVYGLVRRIVRDTAQSEEVAQEVLIELWKTATRYSADKGSALNWAMTLAHRRAVDRVRSARASTEREQKATFEAARERPFDEVAESVTASLERSQVRRCLKFLTELQRESVLLAYYQGYTYREVADVLSAPQGTIKTRMRDGLIRLRDCLGVTA, encoded by the coding sequence ATGGATGAGACCGCCCGCCCGCGCCGGGTGGCCGCCGTGCCACCGGTCTCCGGCGAGCCCGCGGCGCCCACGCCCGAGGAGCTGATGGGCCGGGTCGCCAAGGGCGACGAGCGCGCGTTCGAGCTGCTCTACAACCAGCTGGCCGGGCCGGTCTACGGCCTGGTCCGCCGGATCGTGCGCGACACCGCGCAGTCCGAGGAGGTGGCGCAGGAGGTCCTGATCGAGCTGTGGAAGACGGCCACCCGTTACTCCGCGGACAAGGGCAGCGCCCTGAACTGGGCGATGACGCTGGCGCACCGCCGGGCCGTCGACCGGGTGCGCTCCGCGCGGGCGAGCACCGAACGCGAGCAGAAGGCGACGTTCGAGGCGGCCAGGGAGCGCCCGTTCGACGAGGTGGCCGAGTCGGTCACCGCGAGCCTGGAGCGCTCGCAGGTGCGGCGCTGCCTGAAGTTCCTTACCGAGCTGCAGCGCGAGTCCGTGCTGCTGGCCTACTACCAGGGCTACACCTACCGCGAGGTCGCCGACGTGCTGTCGGCCCCGCAGGGGACGATCAAGACGAGGATGCGCGACGGGCTGATCCGGCTGCGCGACTGCCTGGGGGTGACCGCATGA
- the ftsZ gene encoding cell division protein FtsZ yields the protein MTPPHNYLAVIKVVGIGGGGVNAVNRMIEVGLKGVEFIAVNTDAQALLMSDADVKLDIGRELTRGLGAGAAPEVGQKAAEDHREEIEEVIKGADMVFVTAGEGGGTGTGGAPVVAQIARKLGALTIGVVTRPFTFEGKRRGKQAEDGIQQLRNECDTLIVIPNDRLLQLGDIGVSLMDAFRSADEVLLSGVQGITDLITTPGLINLDFADVKSVMSGAGSALMGIGSARGEGRAIQAAEKAINSPLLEASMDGAHGALLSIAGGSDLGLFEINEAASLVQESAHPDANIIFGTIIDDSLGDEVRVTVIAAGFDAGAPTHKKLDPPAFGSRSGGSTATATSGHVGNGQAPAAPPSGATPVPPASSSGYPVAPPRTHPPLPQPGTPPGGLPQPGGGSRGYSPIGSGTGGSLPSRPATVHDDPSDDEVDVPPFMRR from the coding sequence ATGACGCCCCCGCACAACTACCTTGCGGTGATCAAGGTCGTCGGCATCGGCGGCGGCGGCGTGAACGCCGTGAACCGGATGATCGAGGTCGGCCTCAAGGGTGTCGAGTTCATCGCGGTGAACACCGACGCACAGGCGCTGCTCATGTCCGACGCCGATGTCAAGCTCGACATCGGCCGCGAACTCACCCGTGGCCTCGGTGCGGGCGCCGCGCCCGAAGTGGGCCAGAAGGCCGCGGAGGACCACCGCGAAGAGATCGAAGAGGTCATCAAGGGCGCCGACATGGTGTTCGTGACGGCCGGCGAGGGTGGTGGCACCGGAACCGGCGGCGCCCCCGTGGTCGCGCAGATCGCCCGCAAGCTGGGCGCGCTGACCATAGGCGTCGTCACCCGCCCGTTCACCTTCGAGGGCAAGCGTCGCGGCAAGCAGGCCGAGGACGGCATCCAGCAGCTGCGCAACGAGTGCGACACGCTGATCGTGATCCCGAACGACCGGCTGCTGCAGCTCGGCGACATCGGCGTGTCCCTGATGGACGCGTTCCGCTCGGCCGACGAGGTGCTGCTCTCCGGTGTCCAGGGCATCACCGACCTGATCACCACGCCGGGCCTGATCAACCTGGACTTCGCCGACGTGAAGAGCGTGATGTCCGGCGCGGGCTCCGCGCTGATGGGCATCGGCTCGGCGCGCGGCGAGGGCCGGGCCATCCAGGCGGCGGAGAAGGCGATCAACTCGCCGCTGCTGGAGGCGTCCATGGACGGCGCCCACGGCGCGCTGCTGTCCATCGCGGGCGGCTCCGACCTCGGCCTGTTCGAGATCAACGAGGCCGCGTCGCTGGTGCAGGAGTCCGCGCACCCGGACGCGAACATCATCTTCGGCACGATCATCGACGACTCGCTCGGCGACGAGGTCCGGGTCACCGTGATCGCGGCCGGCTTCGACGCGGGCGCGCCGACGCACAAGAAGCTCGACCCGCCGGCGTTCGGCTCGCGCTCGGGTGGCAGCACGGCCACGGCCACCTCCGGGCACGTGGGCAACGGGCAGGCGCCCGCCGCCCCGCCGTCCGGGGCCACGCCGGTGCCGCCCGCGAGCAGCTCGGGCTACCCGGTCGCGCCGCCGCGCACGCACCCGCCGCTCCCGCAGCCCGGCACCCCGCCGGGCGGCCTGCCCCAGCCGGGCGGCGGCTCGCGCGGCTACTCGCCGATCGGCTCCGGCACCGGCGGCAGCCTGCCCAGCCGCCCGGCCACGGTGCACGACGACCCGTCGGACGACGAGGTCGACGTGCCGCCGTTCATGCGCCGGTAA
- a CDS encoding cyclopropane-fatty-acyl-phospholipid synthase family protein: MPKSSATRLATFAERLLGTRLPLAVRTWDGERVGPAGPAVVLKNRRALRWLLYSPGELGLARAYVSGDLDVEGDLTEGFRRIWALTRSGELSRVKLAPRDWAEAVSLAARLGVAGLPPKPPAEEARLTGVLHSRRRDRSAIAHHYDLSNAFYQLLLDESMAYSSGYWTSDEPGYTVARAQHDKLEMICRKLGLRPGKRLLDVGCGWGSLLVHAAKHHGVEAVGVSLSAEQVQHVKGRLAQHDLTGRVEVRQQDYRELAGGPFDAVASVEMGEHVGEANYPEYTRTLFRLLKPTGRLLLQQMSRGAVAPGGGAFIERYIAPDMAMRPLSRTLGHVEKAGFEIRDVHAMREHYAPTVRAWLDTLEENWDQAVALIGEAGARVWRLYLVGGALAFEENRMGVDQILAVRPSAAGDSGLPATREWM, encoded by the coding sequence ATGCCGAAAAGCTCCGCGACCCGCCTGGCCACTTTCGCCGAACGCCTGCTCGGCACGCGGCTCCCGCTCGCCGTCCGCACCTGGGACGGCGAGCGCGTGGGCCCGGCCGGCCCGGCGGTGGTCCTGAAGAACCGCCGCGCGCTGCGCTGGCTGCTGTACTCGCCCGGCGAGCTGGGACTCGCGCGGGCCTACGTGTCCGGCGACCTGGACGTGGAGGGCGACCTCACCGAGGGGTTCCGGCGGATCTGGGCGTTGACGCGCTCGGGCGAGCTGAGCCGGGTCAAGCTCGCGCCACGAGACTGGGCGGAGGCGGTCTCGCTGGCCGCCCGGCTCGGCGTCGCCGGGCTTCCGCCGAAGCCGCCCGCGGAGGAGGCGAGGCTGACCGGTGTGCTGCACAGCCGGCGGCGCGACCGTTCCGCCATCGCCCACCACTACGACCTCTCCAACGCCTTCTACCAGCTGCTGCTGGACGAGTCGATGGCCTACTCCTCCGGGTACTGGACTTCGGACGAGCCCGGGTACACCGTCGCGCGGGCCCAGCACGACAAGCTGGAGATGATCTGCCGGAAACTGGGGCTGCGGCCCGGAAAACGGCTGCTCGACGTCGGCTGCGGCTGGGGCTCGCTGCTCGTCCACGCGGCGAAGCACCACGGCGTGGAGGCGGTGGGCGTGTCGCTGTCGGCCGAGCAGGTGCAGCACGTGAAGGGGCGGCTGGCGCAGCACGATCTGACCGGCCGCGTCGAGGTGCGCCAGCAGGACTACCGGGAGCTGGCCGGCGGGCCGTTCGACGCCGTCGCGTCCGTCGAGATGGGCGAGCACGTCGGCGAGGCGAACTACCCGGAGTACACCCGGACGCTGTTCCGCCTGCTCAAACCCACCGGACGGCTGCTGCTGCAACAGATGTCGCGCGGCGCGGTGGCGCCCGGCGGCGGCGCGTTCATCGAGCGTTACATCGCGCCCGACATGGCCATGCGCCCGCTGAGCCGCACACTGGGCCACGTGGAGAAAGCCGGCTTCGAGATCCGTGACGTCCACGCGATGCGCGAGCACTACGCCCCGACGGTGCGGGCGTGGCTCGACACGCTCGAAGAGAACTGGGATCAGGCCGTCGCGCTGATCGGCGAGGCCGGGGCGCGCGTGTGGCGGCTGTACCTGGTCGGCGGCGCGCTCGCGTTCGAGGAGAACCGGATGGGCGTGGACCAGATCCTCGCGGTGCGCCCGTCGGCGGCCGGCGACAGCGGTCTGCCGGCCACTCGGGAGTGGATGTGA
- a CDS encoding DUF1365 domain-containing protein yields the protein MQGTALYDATVGHVRSADPPHAFAHRMYLWHTDLDRLPRLPWWLRPFARFDARDHFAPGGGGTIRSKLDTWLAHRGVDLRGGPVTMLASARVLGYVFNPITVYWCHTPGGALECVVAEVHNTYGGRHAYLLRPGEDHRASVDKEFYVSPFQEMDGEYRMHLPRPEALLALTVALHRGETTPLVATLRGVRRPMDTRSLARVVLGRPLQPQRVSALIRRHGITLWRRKAAIAARTPLNSGGQLNG from the coding sequence ATTCAGGGCACCGCGCTCTACGACGCCACCGTCGGGCACGTCCGGAGCGCGGACCCGCCGCACGCCTTCGCGCACCGGATGTACTTGTGGCACACCGATCTCGACCGGCTGCCGCGGCTGCCGTGGTGGCTGCGGCCGTTCGCGCGGTTCGACGCCCGCGACCACTTCGCGCCGGGCGGCGGCGGCACCATCCGGTCCAAACTGGACACCTGGCTCGCGCACCGCGGGGTGGACCTGCGCGGCGGGCCGGTCACGATGCTGGCTTCCGCGCGCGTGCTGGGCTACGTCTTCAATCCGATCACCGTCTACTGGTGCCACACCCCCGGCGGCGCGCTCGAATGCGTGGTCGCCGAGGTGCACAACACCTACGGTGGCCGCCACGCCTACCTGCTGCGGCCCGGCGAGGACCACCGGGCGAGCGTGGACAAGGAGTTCTACGTGTCCCCGTTCCAGGAGATGGACGGCGAATACCGGATGCACCTGCCGCGCCCGGAAGCGCTGCTCGCCCTCACCGTGGCGCTGCACCGGGGTGAAACGACACCTCTGGTCGCTACGCTGCGAGGGGTTCGGCGGCCCATGGACACCCGCTCGCTCGCGCGGGTGGTGCTCGGCCGGCCGCTGCAGCCGCAGCGGGTTTCGGCCCTGATCCGCCGCCACGGCATCACGTTGTGGCGGCGCAAGGCGGCGATCGCCGCCCGGACCCCGTTGAACTCCGGAGGACAGCTGAATGGATGA